The following coding sequences lie in one Saccopteryx bilineata isolate mSacBil1 chromosome X, mSacBil1_pri_phased_curated, whole genome shotgun sequence genomic window:
- the UBQLN2 gene encoding ubiquilin-2, with translation MAENGESSGPPHPSRGPAAAQGSASAQAEPKIIKVTVKTPKEKEEFAVPENSSVQQFKEAISKRFKSQTDQLVLIFAGKILKDQDTLIQHGIHDGLTVHLVIKSQNRPQGQSTQPSSAAGTNTTTASTPRSSNSTPTSTNSNPFGLGSLGGLPVLSGLGLSSTNITELQNQMQQQLLSSPEMMIQIMENPFVQSMLSNPDLMRQLIMANPQMQQLIQRNPEISHLLNNPDIMRQTLEIARNPAMMQEMMRNQDLALSNLESIPGGYNALRRMYTDIQEPMLNAAQEQFGGNPFATVGSSSSSGEGTQPSRTENRDPLPNPWAPPPATQSSATTGTTTSSGSGSSSSSSNATGNTMAAANYVASVFSTPGMQSLLQQITENPQLIQNMLSAPYMRSMMQSLTQNPDLATQMMLNNPVFAGNPQLQEQIRPQLPAFLQQIQNPDTLSAMSNPRAMQALLQIQQGLQTLATEAPGLIPSFTPGVGVGVLGTAIGPVGPVTPIGPIGPIVPFTPIGPIGPIGPTGPAGPPGSTGSGSTTGPTMSSSAPSETTSPTSESGPNQQFIQQMVQALAGGNPPQLPNPEVRFQQQLEQLNAMGFLNREANLQALIATGGDINAAIERLLGSQPS, from the coding sequence ATGGCTGAGAACGGCGAGAGCAGCGGCCCCCCACACCCCTCTCGCGGCCCGGCTGCGGCCCAAGGCTCTGCTTCTGCCCAGGCCGAGCCCAAAATCATTAAAGTCACTGTGAAGACTCCCAAAGAGAAAGAGGAGTTCGCGGTGCCCGAGAATAGCTCAGTGCAGCAATTTAAGGAAGCGATTTCGAAACGCTTCAAATCCCAAACGGATCAGCTAGTGCTGATTTTTGCCggaaaaatcttaaaagatcAAGATACCTTGATCCAGCACGGCATCCATGATGGACTGACTGTTCACCTTGTCATCAAAAGCCAGAACCGACCTCAGGGCCAGTCCACTCAGCCCAGTAGTGCCGCGGGAACTAATACTACTACCGCGTCGACTCCCAGGAGTAGTAACTCCACACCTACTTCCACAAATAGCAACCCGTTTGGGTTGGGGAGCCTGGGAGGACTTCCAGTCCTTAGCGGCCTGGGTTTGAGCTCGACCAATATCACTGAGCTCCAGAACCAGATGCAGCAGCAGCTCCTGTCCAGCCCTGAGATGATGATCCAGATCATGGAAAATCCCTTTGTTCAGAGCATGCTTTCGAATCCCGATCTGATGAGGCAGCTCATTATGGCTAATCCACAGATGCAACAATTGATTCAGAGAAACCCAGAAATCAGTCACCTGCTTAACAACCCAGATATAATGAGGCAGACCCTCGAAATAGCCAGGAATCCAGCAATGATGCAAGAGATGATGAGAAATCAAGACCTGGCTCTCAGCAATCTGGAAAGCATCCCAGGTGGCTATAATGCGCTACGGCGCATGTACACAGACATTCAAGAACCCATGCTGAATGCTGCACAAGAGCAGTTTGGGGGTAACCCATTTGCCACCGTGGGGAGCAGTTCCTCCTCTGGGGAAGGTACGCAGCCATCCCGCACTGAAAACCGAGATCCGCTACCCAATCCATGGGCACCACCACCGGCTACTCAGAGTTCTGCAACCACCGGCACAACCACGAGCAGTGGCAGTGGGTCTAGCAGTAGCTCCAGTAATGCTACCGGGAACACGATGGCTGCAGCCAATTATGTTGCCAGCGTCTTCAGTACCCCAGGAATGCAGAGCTTGCTGCAACAGATAACTGAAAATCCCCAGCTGATTCAGAATATGCTGTCTGCTCCTTACATGCGAAGCATGATGCAGTCACTGACCCAGAATCCAGATTTGGCTACACAGATGATGCTGAATAACCCGGTGTTTGCTGGAAATCCTCAGCTGCAGGAGCAGATTCGTCCACAGCTTCCAGCGTTCCTGCAGCAGATCCAGAATCCAGATACGCTGTCAGCTATGTCAAACCCAAGAGCAATGCAGGCTTTACTGCAGATCCAGCAGGGGCTACAGACATTAGCCACTGAAGCGCCCGGCCTCATTCCAAGCTTCACTccaggtgtgggggtgggggtgctgggaaCCGCTATAGGCCCTGTAGGCCCTGTCACACCCATAGGTCCCATAGGGCCCATAGTGCCGTTTACCCCCATAGGGCCTATTGGGCCCATTGGACCCACTGGCCCTGCAGGTCCCCCTGGCTCCACCGGTTCTGGCAGCACCACTGGGCCCACCATGTCTAGCTCTGCACCCAGTGAAACCACAAGCCCCACATCAGAATCTGGACCCAACCAGCAATTTATTCAGCAAATGGTGCAGGCTCTGGCTGGAGGAAATCCTCCGCAGCTGCCAAATCCAGAAGTCAGATTTCAGCAACAACTGGAACAGCTCAACGCAATGGGGTTCTTAAACCGTGAAGCAAACTTGCAGGCTCTAATAGCAACAGGAGGCGACATCAATGCAGCCATTGAAAGGCTGCTGGGCTCCCAGCCATCATAA